Proteins from one Flavobacteriales bacterium genomic window:
- a CDS encoding sugar transferase, with protein sequence MLSKKNTIITFFIADFIAALVSWVLFYFFRKYNIELSAINIDSNFYYGLVLVPIYWVAIYMVIGSYKNVYRKYRLREFGQTLFISLIGCLFLFFFLILDDQINGYRDYYISLTALFSFHFLLTLIPRLILTSKIVKQIHNGLIGFPTLIIGGNENALAIYNEVSSLKKNPGHLFKGFVSTNGVDRALLKAPIEYYGKYDNIKTIIEEHHIEEIIIAIESSEHENLKKIINDLNECNVIIKIIPDMYDILTGSVKLTAIFGALLIEINANKMPIWQQNFKRVIDIFASVFALILLSPVFLILSIIIKSTSKGTIFFKQERIGIKGKPFMIYKFRSMVSDAEKQGPQLSSATDQRITKIGKFMRKSRLDEIPQFFNVLIGEMSLVGPRPERQFFIDQIVKQAPHYKHLQKVKPGITSWGQVKYGYAENVEQMIERLKYDILYVENRSLALDFKILIYTVLIVLKGSGK encoded by the coding sequence ATGTTGTCGAAAAAAAATACCATCATCACCTTTTTTATTGCAGATTTTATTGCTGCTTTGGTTTCATGGGTATTGTTCTATTTCTTTAGAAAGTATAACATTGAATTGAGCGCCATTAATATTGATTCAAATTTTTACTATGGTCTAGTATTAGTTCCTATTTATTGGGTTGCTATCTATATGGTTATTGGTTCTTATAAAAATGTATACAGAAAATATCGATTACGTGAATTTGGACAGACCTTATTTATCAGTTTAATTGGGTGTTTATTCCTTTTTTTCTTTCTGATTTTAGATGATCAAATTAATGGCTATAGAGATTATTATATCTCTTTGACTGCTTTATTTTCTTTTCATTTTTTACTAACACTTATTCCGAGATTAATTCTTACTTCTAAAATTGTAAAACAAATCCACAATGGTTTAATCGGCTTTCCTACGTTGATTATAGGAGGAAATGAAAATGCTTTGGCGATTTACAATGAAGTCTCAAGCCTAAAAAAGAACCCTGGTCATCTTTTTAAAGGTTTTGTAAGTACCAATGGTGTTGATCGAGCTCTACTAAAAGCCCCCATTGAATATTATGGAAAATATGACAACATTAAAACCATTATTGAAGAGCATCATATAGAAGAAATTATTATTGCCATCGAATCTTCTGAACATGAAAACTTAAAGAAGATCATCAATGACCTCAATGAATGTAATGTTATCATTAAGATTATTCCTGACATGTATGACATTCTAACGGGATCTGTAAAATTAACCGCAATATTTGGAGCCTTATTAATTGAAATTAACGCCAATAAAATGCCGATATGGCAACAAAATTTTAAACGCGTTATTGATATTTTCGCCTCTGTTTTTGCTCTAATTTTACTCTCTCCTGTTTTTCTTATTCTTTCTATCATCATCAAATCAACTTCTAAAGGAACGATCTTTTTTAAACAAGAACGTATAGGAATTAAAGGTAAGCCTTTTATGATTTATAAATTTCGATCAATGGTTAGTGATGCCGAAAAACAAGGACCTCAATTATCAAGTGCTACTGACCAAAGAATTACTAAAATTGGAAAGTTTATGCGTAAATCACGTTTAGATGAAATTCCTCAATTTTTTAATGTGTTAATTGGAGAAATGTCTTTAGTTGGTCCAAGACCTGAACGACAATTCTTTATCGACCAAATTGTAAAACAAGCTCCTCATTACAAACATTTACAAAAAGTAAAACCTGGTATCACCTCTTGGGGGCAAGTAAAATATGGCTATGCTGAAAATGTTGAGCAAATGATTGAACGTTTAAAGTATGACATCCTTTATGTAGAAAACCGTTCATTAGCCTTAGATTTTAAAATTTTAATCTATACTGTTCTTATCGTTCTAAAAGGTTCTGGTAAATAA
- the aroB gene encoding 3-dehydroquinate synthase, with product MEFIETQNAFVEIGNIEDSTFQSIVKNYRKIAILVDENTSILLPKVAPLITHTSPTIITIKSGEQEKKLTTCEFIWTQLIEQQFNRNDLFVNLGGGVITDLGGFVASIYKRGIDFINIPTSLLSMVDASVGGKTGINFLSLKNNIGLFIEPKGVFCDSRMLTTLPKDELTSGVGEVLKHGILFDQQYWNYCVNTPLNEWDWNYIIKTSIQLKNTIVNADPFEQNERKKLNFGHTIGHAIESYFMNTSSQLLHGEAVAIGIICESYIAFKKNRIDTTTLTEITKAILDLFKHQQLPTDHQQLIALMLQDKKNENREINFTLIEAIGKSSINHTATIETIVEALNFYTNLNQ from the coding sequence ATGGAATTTATCGAGACTCAAAATGCTTTTGTTGAAATAGGAAATATTGAAGATTCGACTTTCCAATCTATTGTAAAGAACTATCGTAAAATTGCTATTTTAGTTGATGAAAACACTTCCATCTTACTCCCTAAAGTTGCCCCTCTAATTACACATACCTCTCCTACTATTATTACCATTAAAAGTGGTGAACAAGAAAAAAAACTTACAACTTGCGAATTCATTTGGACTCAATTAATTGAACAACAATTCAATAGAAATGACCTCTTTGTCAATTTAGGAGGTGGAGTAATTACAGATTTAGGAGGTTTTGTTGCAAGCATCTACAAAAGAGGGATTGATTTTATTAACATCCCCACGTCTTTGTTAAGTATGGTTGATGCTTCTGTTGGGGGAAAAACAGGGATTAATTTTTTAAGCTTAAAAAACAACATCGGACTTTTTATTGAACCTAAAGGTGTTTTTTGCGATTCAAGAATGTTAACGACTCTACCTAAAGATGAATTAACTTCTGGCGTTGGTGAAGTTTTAAAACACGGTATTTTATTTGACCAACAATACTGGAACTATTGCGTCAATACTCCTCTAAATGAATGGGACTGGAATTACATCATAAAAACATCTATTCAATTAAAGAACACCATCGTAAATGCTGATCCTTTTGAACAAAATGAGAGAAAAAAGCTCAATTTTGGTCATACAATTGGTCATGCTATCGAGAGTTATTTTATGAATACTTCTTCCCAGTTACTACATGGAGAAGCTGTTGCTATAGGAATAATATGTGAAAGTTATATAGCGTTCAAAAAAAATCGAATTGACACTACTACTTTAACTGAGATCACTAAAGCAATACTCGATTTATTTAAACACCAACAATTACCTACCGACCACCAACAATTAATAGCTCTAATGTTACAGGATAAAAAGAACGAAAATCGTGAAATTAACTTTACACTTATTGAAGCAATTGGAAAAAGTTCTATTAACCATACAGCTACTATTGAAACGATCGTTGAAGCACTAAATTTCTATACCAATTTAAATCAATAG